From the genome of Candidatus Competibacteraceae bacterium:
ATGGGTGGATTGTGGAAGTATATGCCCATTACCTGGTTCACCTTTCTGTTGGGCACCTTGGCGCTGATCGGTACTCCGGGATTCGCCGGTTTCTACTCCAAGGACAGTATCCTTGAAGCGGTGCATTACTCGCATATTGCCGGTGCCGGCTTTGCCTATTTCGCGGTGATGCTGGGTGTGTTCGTGACCTCGCTCTACTCGTTCCGGCTATACTTCCTCGTGTTTCACGGCAAGGAGCGCATGGACCATCACACCCAGGAGCATTTGCACGAGACTCCGGCGGTGGTGACCGTGCCGCTGATCCTGCTGGCGATTCCCTCGGTGGTGATCGGTGCCATGGCGATCGGACCATTGTTGTTCGGAACGGTGTTCGATGGACCCATCGTGGTATCCCCTGAACATAACGTGCTGGAGCATTTCAAGGAACACTTCCATGAAGTCGGTGGATCTCTCGATCTCGCTTTGCATGGCGTGATTGGTCTGCCCTTCATCTTGGTTCTCGCCGGGCTTGGTTTGGCGTTTTATCTGTACATGATGCGGCCGGATTTGCCGGAGCTGATCCAGCGGAAGTTTGCCACGCTGTACGACATCATGGTGCGCAAGTATCTGTTCGACGAGATTTACCAGGCGGTGTTCATGCGCGGCAGTCGGAGCTTGGGCACCGCGCTGTGGAAGTACGCCGACGCGGGCTTGATCGACGGCCTGATGGTGAACGGCACGGCGCGGCTGGTGGGCTGGTTCGGCGCCATCACCCGGCAGGTGCAGACCGGTTATCTATATACCTATGCGTTTGCCATGATCGTCGGCCTGCTGGTCCTGTTGACCTGGTTCGTCACCCGCTAACCTGGAAGAAGAAAAACCATGCTGTCGGAACTGCCTTTGCTGAGTCTTGTCATCTGGTTCCCGATTCTGGGCGGCGTCGCGGTGTTGTTCGTGGGTGATGAAAACCCCGGGCGCGCCAAGGCGCTGGCGCTGACGGTGGCAATCCTGAGCTTGCTGATTAGCATCCCCTTGTACTCATCGTTCGATCCCGCGACAGCGGCGATGCAGTTTCAGGAATTCATGCCCTGGATTCCGGCCCTCAACGCCAATTATCACTTGGGTGTGGATGGGTTCTCCATGCCGCTGATCCTGCTCACCGCGTTCATGACCCTGCTGGTGGTGATCGCCGGTTGGGAAGTGGTGCAGTATCGGATTGCCCAGTACATGGCCGCCTTCCTGATCATGGAAGGCTTGATGATCGGTGTGTTCGCCGCGCTGGACGCCATTCTGTTCTACGTCTTCTTCGAATCGATGTTGATCCCGATGTTCCTGATCATCGGGATCTGGGGGGGGCCGCGCCGGGTTTACGCTACCCTCAAGTTCTTCCTGTACACTTTTCTGGGGTCGGTGTTCATGTTGATCGCCCTGATCTACATGTACAACCAGGCCGGTAGTTTCGAGATTCTCGATTTCCACAAGCTGCCGCTCAGCTTGACCGAGCAGGTGCTGATTTTCTTCGCCTTCATGCTTGGCTTCGGGGTCAAGGTGCCGATGTGGCCGGTGCATACCTGGTTGCCGGACGCCCATGTCGAAGCGCCCACCGGCGGCTCGGTGATTCTGGCGGCGATTACCTTGAAGATCGGCGGCTATGGTTTCCTGCGCTTCGCCCTGCCGATCACCCCGGATGCGGCGGGTATGCTGGACTGGCTGGTGATTACCATGTCGCTGGTGGCGGTGGTCTACATTGGTTTGGTGGCGCTGGTTCAGCAGGATATGAAAAAGCTGATCGCCTATTCCTCGATCGCCCACATGGGTTTTGTAACCTTGGGTTTCTTCATCGTGTTCGGCATCTACCGCCACACCGGCAGCCTGAGTGGCGCGGCCATGGGTATTGAGGGCGGCATGGTGCAAATGGTATCGCACGGCTTTATCTCCGGCGCGCTGTTCCTCTGTGTGGGCGTGCTGTACGACCGGATGCATTCCCGCCAGATCAAGGACTACGGCGGGGTAGTCAATACCATGCCGGTGTTCGCCGCGTTCATGGTGCTGTTCGGCATGGCTAACGCTGGCTTGCCGGGCACCTCGGGCTTCATCGGCGAGTTTCTGGTGATCTTGAGCAGTTTCAAGGCCAGTTTCTGGATTGCTTTCCTGGCGGCGACCACCTTGATTCTCGGCGCGGCTTACACGCTGTGGCTGATCAAGCGGGTGATCTTCGGCGACATCGGCAACAGTCACGTCGCCGAGCTGAAAGATGTAAATACCCGGGAAATTATCATACTGAGCCTGCTGGCGGTGGCGGTGTTACTGCTCGGCGTCTGGCCCGACCCGCTGACATCCGTGATGCATGCCTCTGTGGAGAACCTACTGCAACATGTCACCGCTTCCAAGCTGTAAGGCATCCTGTCGCAGAGAAGAAT
Proteins encoded in this window:
- a CDS encoding NADH-quinone oxidoreductase subunit M; amino-acid sequence: MLSELPLLSLVIWFPILGGVAVLFVGDENPGRAKALALTVAILSLLISIPLYSSFDPATAAMQFQEFMPWIPALNANYHLGVDGFSMPLILLTAFMTLLVVIAGWEVVQYRIAQYMAAFLIMEGLMIGVFAALDAILFYVFFESMLIPMFLIIGIWGGPRRVYATLKFFLYTFLGSVFMLIALIYMYNQAGSFEILDFHKLPLSLTEQVLIFFAFMLGFGVKVPMWPVHTWLPDAHVEAPTGGSVILAAITLKIGGYGFLRFALPITPDAAGMLDWLVITMSLVAVVYIGLVALVQQDMKKLIAYSSIAHMGFVTLGFFIVFGIYRHTGSLSGAAMGIEGGMVQMVSHGFISGALFLCVGVLYDRMHSRQIKDYGGVVNTMPVFAAFMVLFGMANAGLPGTSGFIGEFLVILSSFKASFWIAFLAATTLILGAAYTLWLIKRVIFGDIGNSHVAELKDVNTREIIILSLLAVAVLLLGVWPDPLTSVMHASVENLLQHVTASKL